The following proteins come from a genomic window of Thermoanaerobaculia bacterium:
- a CDS encoding molybdenum cofactor biosynthesis protein has product MVVGEHRSQAGSPVLGFALLTVSDSRNERTDKGGGLLATLVAGAGHRIVSRGLVRDDIGEIRAEVKAALALPAVDAALVTGGTGLAPRDVTIEAVTPLFEREIPGFGELFRMLSFAEIGAAAMLSRAAAGLVSGRAIFLLPGSPAAIELALQRLVLPEIGHLLAQARRPAKRLPMGVPGELD; this is encoded by the coding sequence ATGGTGGTCGGGGAACATCGGTCGCAAGCGGGAAGTCCGGTCCTGGGATTCGCTCTGCTCACAGTGAGTGACAGCCGGAACGAAAGAACCGATAAAGGAGGAGGATTGCTCGCGACGCTCGTCGCCGGAGCGGGGCATCGCATCGTTTCGCGCGGCCTGGTGCGTGACGACATCGGCGAGATCCGAGCCGAGGTCAAGGCGGCGCTGGCGCTGCCGGCGGTCGATGCCGCACTGGTCACCGGCGGCACAGGACTCGCGCCGCGCGACGTGACGATCGAGGCGGTGACGCCGCTCTTCGAAAGGGAGATCCCGGGCTTCGGCGAGCTCTTCCGGATGCTCTCCTTCGCCGAGATCGGCGCCGCCGCGATGCTGTCGCGCGCCGCCGCCGGCCTGGTCTCGGGACGGGCGATCTTCCTCCTGCCCGGTTCGCCGGCAGCGATCGAGCTCGCGCTTCAGCGGCTGGTGTTGCCAGAGATCGGCCACCTGCTGGCGCAGGCCCGGCGGCCCGCAAAGCGCCTGCCGATGGGCGTTCCCGGCGAGCTCGACTAG
- the rocF gene encoding arginase yields MSRKVAILGVPMDLGQGRRGVDMGPSAIRYGRLHERLAAIGCEVTDLGDVDVPGAEELGVEHAQPGGGMGYLDAIVHACEATIEKLLALPAATFPVILGGDHSIAMGSVTGASRRERTGVIWVDAHGDFNTTETSPSGNIHGMPLGALCGVGDRRLIDLGWPGAKIRPEDVVLIGVRDLDSEEARLMRNAGVTVYTMKEVDHVGLPRIAEETLARLGSLPRLHVSFDADVLDPEVAPGVGTPVPGGFTYREAHLLMELFADSGRVTSLDLVEVNPILDRENRTANTMVELAASLLGKRIF; encoded by the coding sequence ATGAGCAGAAAAGTGGCGATTCTCGGAGTACCGATGGATCTCGGGCAGGGGCGGCGCGGCGTCGACATGGGACCGTCGGCGATCCGCTACGGCCGGCTGCACGAGCGGCTCGCAGCGATCGGCTGCGAGGTCACCGATCTGGGCGACGTCGATGTGCCGGGCGCCGAGGAGTTGGGCGTCGAACACGCGCAGCCGGGCGGCGGCATGGGCTATCTCGACGCCATCGTCCACGCCTGCGAAGCGACGATCGAGAAACTCCTCGCCCTGCCGGCGGCGACCTTTCCGGTCATCCTCGGCGGCGACCACTCGATCGCCATGGGCTCGGTGACCGGCGCCTCCCGCCGCGAGCGCACCGGCGTCATCTGGGTCGACGCCCACGGCGACTTCAACACCACGGAGACCTCGCCCTCGGGCAACATCCACGGCATGCCGTTGGGCGCCCTCTGCGGCGTCGGTGACCGGCGCCTGATCGACCTCGGCTGGCCGGGGGCGAAGATCAGGCCGGAGGACGTCGTGCTCATCGGCGTGCGCGACCTCGACAGCGAAGAGGCCCGGTTGATGCGCAACGCCGGCGTCACCGTCTACACCATGAAGGAGGTCGATCACGTCGGCCTGCCGCGGATCGCCGAGGAGACCCTGGCGCGGCTGGGCAGTCTCCCGCGCCTCCACGTCTCCTTCGATGCCGACGTGCTCGACCCGGAGGTCGCGCCCGGCGTCGGCACGCCGGTACCCGGCGGTTTCACCTACCGCGAAGCCCACCTGCTGATGGAGCTCTTCGCCGACTCGGGGCGCGTCACCAGCCTCGACCTCGTCGAAGTGAACCCGATTCTCGACCGCGAGAATCGCACCGCCAACACCATGGTCGAGCTCGCCGCGAGTCTGCTGGGCAAGCGGATCTTCTGA